From Ananas comosus cultivar F153 linkage group 8, ASM154086v1, whole genome shotgun sequence, one genomic window encodes:
- the LOC109714246 gene encoding protein fluG: MAEKYRQLRAAVDGVPAVDAHAHNLAAVDSAFPFLRCFSEADGDALFSFAPHSLSFKRSLREIAQLYNCEASLDKVEDHRKSAGLVSISSKCFKAANLSAIFLDDGIQFDKMHDWEWHSSFAPAVGRILRIEHLAETILNDEAFGGSKWTIDSFTQTFLTKMKSVADKIVAMKSIAAYRSGLEIDPEVSKIEAEEGLQQELSGAKPIRITDKSFIDYLFTCSLEVALSFDLPIQIHTGFGDKDLDLRKSNPLHLRRVLEDERFSRSRIVLLHASYPFSKEASYLASVYSQVYLDFGLAVPKLSVQGMISSVKELLELAPLKKVMFSTDGYAFPETFYLGAKWARDVVFSVLSTACDDGDLTIAEAIEAVEDIFRNNALQLYKLNGIVGSINNSCTKSFENTLKSNISIKDTVFVRVIWVDASGQHRCRVVPSKRFYEVVKNTGVGLTQCSMAMSSFCDGPADGTNLTAVGEIRLMPDLSTLCRIPWSKEEEMVLTDMHIKPGEAWEYCPRSTLRKVTKILYDEFNLSINAGFENEFYILRKVVSEGHEKWVPFDLTPYCSTSAFDGASPILREINAALQSLDISVDQLHAEAGKGQFEIALKHASCILAADKLIYAREVIKSVARKHGLLATFVPKCFLNDVGSGSHVHLSLWENGQNVFMGSNDSETRYGMSKIGQQFLAGVFHHLPSLLSFTAPLPNSYDRIQPDTWSGAYHCWGKENREAPLRTACPPGVPLDLVSNFEIKSFDGCANPHLGLTSIVAAGIDGLRRGLSLPEPIETNPSDHGSKLRRLPKELRESVEALAGDEILNELIGKKLVTSVIGIRKAEIDYYGKNPEAYKDLIHRY; encoded by the exons ATGGCGGAGAAGTACAGACAGCTGAGGGCGGCGGTGGACGGGGTGCCGGCGGTCGACGCCCACGCCCACAATTTGGCTGCCGTCGACTCCGCCTTCCCCTTCCTCCGATGCTTCTCCGAGGCCGACGGCGACGCCCTCTTCTCCTTCGCCCCCCATTCCCTCTCCTTCAAG AGGAGCTTAAGGGAAATTGCTCAACTGTACAACTGCGAGGCTTCGTTGGATAAAGTGGAAGACCACAGAAAATCTGCTGGATTAGTTTCAATTAGTTCGAAATGCTTCAAAGCGGCCAATTTATCTGCAATCTTTTTAGATGATGGTATCCAGTTTGACAAAATGCATGACTGGGAGTGGCACAGTTCTTTTGCTCCTGCAGTGGGCAGAATTTTAAGAATCGAACATTTGGCGGAAACCATTCTTAATGAT GAGGCATTCGGTGGATCAAAGTGGACGATAGATTCGTTCACCCAAACTTTTCTGACAAAGATGAAATC AGTTGCTGATAAAATTGTCGCGATGAAAAGCATAGCTGCTTATAGAAGCGGATTAGAGATAGACCCAGAAGTTAGTAAGATTGAAGCTGAAGAAGGCCTTCAACAAGAGTTAAGTG GTGCGAAGCCTATTCGCATAACCGATAAGAGCTTCATTGATTACTTATTCACCTGTAGCCTGGAGGTTGCTCTATCCTTTGACTTGCCAATACAAATTCATACAGG ATTTGGAGACAAGGACTTGGATCTGAGAAAGTCCAATCCCCTTCATCTACGGCGTGTTCTTGAGGACGAAAGATTTTCTAGATCTCGAATTGTTCTTTTACATGCTTCTTATCCATTTTCAAAGGAAGCATCATATCTTGCTTCAGTTTACTCGCAG GTCTACCTTGATTTTGGTTTGGCGGTTCCGAAGCTTAGTGTCCAAGGAATGATCTCTTCAGTCAAAGAACTTTTAGAGCTAGCGCCTTTGAAAAAG GTGATGTTCAGCACTGATGGCTATGCTTTTCCTGAAACTTTCTACCTTG GCGCGAAATGGGCCCGTGATGTTGTTTTCAGTGTTTTGTCAACTGCATGTGATGATGGCGATCTAACTATTGCAGAGGCTATTGAAGCGGTGGAggatatatttagaaataatgCATTGCAGCTCTACAAGTTGAATGGAATTGTTGGATCTATAAATAATTCTTGTACCAAATCTTTTGAGAACACACtaaaatctaatatttcaatcaaagataCAGTATTTGTTCGAGTTATCTGGGTTGATGCTTCAGGCCAACACCGATGTCGT GTTGTTCCATCAAAACGATTCTATGAGGTTGTGAAGAATACTGGTGTTGGTTTAACTCAATGTTCAATGGCAATGAGCTCATTTTGTGATGGTCCAGCAGATGGAACCAACCTTACAGCTGTGGGTGAGATCAGACTTATGCCGGATTTATCAACGCTTTGCAGGATCCCAtg GTCAAAAGAAGAGGAAATGGTATTGACCGACATGCACATAAAGCCTGGTGAAGCATGGGAGTACTGCCCTAGAAGTACCTTGAGAAAAGTTACAAAGATTCTATATGATGAATTTAATCTG TCGATCAATGCAGGCTTTGAAAATGAATTTTATATCCTTAGGAAAGTAGTAAG TGAAGGGCATGAAAAGTGGGTACCATTTGATTTGACCCCTTACTGTTCCACATCAGCATTTGACGGGGCATCTCCAATTTTACGAGAAATAAATGCTGCTCTTCAATCCTTGGATATTTCAGTTGACCAG CTGCATGCGGAAGCCGGGAAAGGAcaatttgaaattgcattaaAGCATGCATCATGCATTCTTGCGGCTGATAAATTGATCTACGCTCGTGAAGTTATAAAATCTGTTGCGAGAAAACATGGGTTATTAGCAACATTTGTTCCAAA GTGTTTCTTAAATGATGTTGGCTCAGGATCTCATGTGCACCTGAGTTTGTGGGAGAATGGACAAAATGTTTTTATGGGATCTAATGATTCTGAGACTCGATATGGAATGTCAAAAATTGGACAACAGTTCTTGGCAGGAGTTTTCCATCATCTCCCATCACTCTTATCATTCACTGCTCCACTTCCAAACAG TTATGATCGAATTCAGCCGGATACATGGAGTGGAGCTTATCACTGTTGGGGAAAAGAGAACAGGGAAGCTCCATTGAGGACTGCATGCCCACCTGGTGTACCTCTTGATCTTGTCAGCAACTTTGAGATTAAATCCTTCGATGGTTGCGCAAACCCACACTTGGGACTCACTTCAATAGTTGCTGCGGGGATTGATGGCCTCAGGAGAGGCCTAAGCTTGCCTGAACCAATTG AAACAAATCCTTCAGACCACGGTTCAAAACTTAGACGGCTGCCAAAAGAACTACGGGAATCTGTAGAAGCACTTGCTGGAGATGAGATTTTGAACGAATTAATCGGCAAAAAACTTGTGACTAGTGTAATAGGCATTCGCAAG GCTGAGATTGATTACTATGGAAAGAATCCAGAGGCATATAAAGACCTCATTCATCGCTATTAG
- the LOC109713649 gene encoding ras-related protein RABC2a-like: MASSSSSSSSSGNGYDYSFKILLIGDSGVGKSSILNSFISNHVEEPAPTIGVDFKIKVLTVGKKLKLTIWDTAGQERFRTLTTSYYRGAHGIILVYDVTRRETFTNLAEIWAKEIELYSTNKDCIKMLVGNKVDKENERKVTREEGAAFAQQSGCLFLECSAKTQENVEKCFEELALKILEVSNPQDEGPSAAARNMLKQKQENNGGACCS; the protein is encoded by the exons ATGgcttcgtcgtcgtcttcttcttctagcTCGGGTAATGGATACGACTACTCGTTCAAGATACTGTTGATCGGGGACTCGGGAGTGGGGAAGAGTAGCATCCTCAACAGCTTCATCTCAAATCATGTCGAGGAGCCCGCCCCCACCATCG GAGTGGATTTTAAAATCAAGGTTCTTACAGTTGGAAAGAAGCTTAAGCTCACAATATGGGATACTG CCGGACAGGAGAGGTTCAGGACACTAACGACTTCTTACTATAGAGGTGCTCATGGAATCATTCTAG TTTATGACGTGACACGACGAGAAACTTTTACAAATTTAGCGGAAATATGGGCCAAGGAAATCGAGTTGTACTCCACAAATAAAGATTGCATCAAAATGCTTGTTGGGAATAAAGTTGACAAG GAGAATGAAAGAAAGGTGACAAGGGAAGAGGGAGCTGCTTTTGCGCAACAGTCTGGTTGTCTGTTCCTTGAGTGCAGCGCGAAAACACAGGAAAATGTGGAGAAATGTTTTGAAGAACTTGCATTGAAG ATTCTGGAGGTTTCAAATCCCCAGGACGAGGGGCCGTCGGCTGCTGCGAGGAACATGTTGAAACAGAAACAGGAGAATAATGGCGGGGCGTGTTGCTCATGA